A segment of the Aythya fuligula isolate bAytFul2 chromosome 27, bAytFul2.pri, whole genome shotgun sequence genome:
CTTTCTGCCTGACAGCAGCACGAAGCGCAGGGGTAGGGCTTTTCCCCCCATCTATTGCTTGggctcattttgttttccaagcctGGGGTTGAATTTTCCACTCCTGCCGCCTCATCCAAAGCCTGGTGCAGTCTGCAGGGAAGCTTTGGGTTTCTCCCTGCTCGGGGTGAAGCTGCTGGCTTGCGGAGCAGCGGCGGTGCTGAGCCTGGCCCCATCTGGAAGCAATCTGTCATTCCCAAGTAGCCCGGGCTGGTTCCTGCGCTGGGCTTTCTGAGGAAGCAGCAGCGCAGTGGGATTACATCTGTTACCAGCCTGGGTCACCAGCAGTCCTGAACTCTGCATCTCTTTGGATGTCGCATCCAAGGAAAATAAACCCGGAGCTCCTATTTGCACGTGCTGGGCTGCACGAGCAGCCCCAAGCTGCAGCAGCGTCTCCTTCCTCTGCCCGGCCCCGCTAGCcatgggctggggctgccgtgGGCTGCACTGGGCAGGAGCCGACGTCGTGGCATGGTGCAGGGTCTGGCAGCACGTCCCGGCACCCCTGTGGtctccagcccccccagcagcacttgACACCTTGCAGGAGCCCGCACAGCCCCTGCAGTTCGTGTCTTGGTGTAAAGGCAGCAAAAGCAGGAAGGGTGCAAGCTCCTAGGAAACACTCCTCATCTTGGAGCGGTGTCACGGGGCAAATGTCCTCTGTGCTCGGTGCAGCCAGGTCCCTGCCTGGTGCAATGCCTGCTGTCTCTGGGGGCTCCCCGGTGCCTGCTGTCAAGCTCAAATGAGAAGGAGCCAAGGCTGAGCTCTGGGATGagcctcctggtgctgctggcagctgggcagGCACCTGCCCCCGGTGAGCATCCCCAGGGCTGCTTCAGCACCACGcagtggggaaggagaagcacCCGGCCGCCCTGGTGGGCAGTGGCACAGCCTCGTGCTCGGGGCCAGAGCTCggcaaggagctgctgggagggatgggggcacAGGAAAGGTGGGCGCTTGGAGAGGGGCAGTGACCGAGCCGGGGGCATGGCTGGTGTTTTCACCACTTGGCCCCGCTGCTGAACGTTGGGCACTTGACTCGCCTCTTGCCTTCTCCCTCTCGTTTCACTCCCGTTGCTCgttttgttttttgcagaaCCTGGCCATCGGTGCGGGTGCTGTTGGATCTCTGCAGCTGACCTACATCTCCAAGGTgagggcaggggggctggggtgCCCTGTGCCGTCCCCCTACCCCGCAGTGCTTCCAGAAGAGGTGCAatcctgccctgtccccatccccgctGGGTGCCTCGGGGGCgtgggaggaagaggaaccGCTCTGCGGTGAGGAAGCGGCCAGGGGCCGGGGCCGGATGGGAGCACGGCATCAGTGGAGCTGGcggtggctggggctggggcaccgAGCCCCGCTGCAGCCTGCACCGGCCGGGGATGTGCCCAAGCCCTGCGAGAGGTGCTGTGGAGATGGGAACGGAGATGGCCCCATGGTTCCTCTCGCTGTCAGGCAAAAACGCTGCAAAACCCCAAAACTGCCCCCCAGCCTGGTGGCACAGAGCTGCGGGCACGGCTGTGTGCAGCTGCGTCCTGCCCCTGCGCCGGGTCCCGCTCATCATCGGAGCCAGGAGAGAATCGAACAGATCTCCGTGTTCCTGCTGAATCATGATTTATAAATTAAGCTCAGATGAAGCAATGCTGGGAGGCTGAGCCTTCCCCATTTCAGAAAGAGCCGCACTTATAAATTATATAGGTTTTAGTCTGTTTGAAAATTGCTGCAGGACGGCATTTGGTCACAAACTGCGGGACTGGGTTATGCCCGTGGCTCTAACTACCAGCTGTAAATACGCCAGAAAAATGGAGCTTTGCTtgagaaaacatatttaaagcaTTATAGACTGGCTCGGAAGGAGGAAGCCTGTCAGAATAAATACTCCATGAATGCTGTGCTTGGAGCCCCGGGGAATATTATTCTTATATAAATGATTCCTGCTCTTTAGGGAGAAACCACTGCTATTTTCCTTCAATTTTCTTAATTGCTGACAAGAGCGACAATGTTGGTCCGGCAGGAACGCGCACTTCCAAGGCCCTTGAAAGCTTTCTGCTCTTCGCAGTGCAGCCGGTGCCTCGGGGGGCCGGCGGCGGATGAAAGCCCGGGCTGGTGCTGACCTTCCCTCGGGGCTGCCCGCCCGTGGGCTGCGCGGTGCCGGGGGCAGGAGGCTTCTAGTGCAGTAGTGCTGCTGCAAAGCTTGCCTGGGtggcggggagctggggctgctgcccgaGCAAGGCGGGCACCGGGGGCACGGCCGGTGCCTGGGGAGCGCCAGCTTGGCCGTGGTCTGGTGCACATGCATGGAAACTTCCACCCCTTCAGCACGTTGTTAGCGTTCATGGTtatccttcattttttctttcgTCTGCTCTGTCGCAGGTCAGCGTCGCCACCCCGAAACAGAAACCGAAAACTCCGTTCTGCTTCGGTAAGCTCAGGGACAGCAGTGGGGCGTGGGGGAAGCGGCAGCACGGGCACACGCTTGTCCCAGAGGAGCAGCGTTGCCTGGGCAGTGCCTTACCACGGGGGCTGTGACCCCACACAGTGATCGGAGCACGCAGCGTGTCCCCCCCTGGGTGCGCTCCCCGAGGGGCTCTGCCTTCTCCGTGCTGTGGAGCCCAccaggatggggctggggagcaccaGGGCAGCTCTGGTGGCACAGCAGGGCCCGTGGCTGCTTCCTCCAGAGCTTGTGCAACCCGAAACATCCCCGGTGCTGCGGTGCAGAGGTTCCCCGAGAGCTTCCCCTGGCCCACATGCAGCAGGCAGCGTTGCTGCGGGGCCGGAGGGACCCGTCCCCAAGGAGGTTTCCAGACCCTGTCGGGGTCTGTGTGCACATTGCAGAGGAGAGCTGAAGGTGGAGAGTGAGGGAGGCCCTCGGATGGTTGGCTCCTGGTTTGGGCCATGCCACAGCCTTGGCCTCAGGTCCCTACGTGGCTTCTGTGGCTTTGGCACTGAGTTCTGGGGTGGGGGTGCTGCCAAAGGGGTGCCCGAGCGCCGTCCCCAAGGGCTACAAGGGGTGACAATGCAAGAGGCTACAAAATCAGTGTCTGCAGAGTGCTCCGGGGTCaggagctgagagctgctgccttgcagaACCACTCACTTGTTCTGACAACGCTGAGCACTGAGCAGGGTTCCCTGACTCTTCTGTTTCCCTTCTCTGGCAGTTATCAATGCGTTATCTCAGCGCTACTTCCTGCAAGCCAGCGATCAGAAAGACCTGCAGGACTGGGTGGAGGCCCTCAACCGGGCCAGCAAGATCACGGTATGTCGTGCTGCgccctggctcctgctgtgccCGTCTCTGCTGGAGACGTCCCCGTCCCCGTGAGCTCTGGGCTCTTCTCCCTCTGTGGGGCGGGGGCTGCCCGTAACTGATTCCCTGCTGCGGCTGTCAGGGCTTCTTTCTTTCAAACCAACTGCACAGGCTCTGGCTTGTGCCGCCTGCCCCCTTTATGGGCTCAGGTGGCCGTGTCCACAGACAAAACCTCCACGGCAGGGTGGGAGGCAGGGAACCGAGCCgctgggctggcagcggggtgcccggggctgcagctcctgcctcgaGCCGATGCGCTGCGCCCGTGCCCACcctcctgcaagcagcagctcgGGGTGGGAGACCGTggctgcccccctccctctgcccacaTTTATCCTCGTGCCCGGCTTTCCTCAGGCTGCGCTGTGCTGCGACGGCTTCTGAGGCTTGGTGTCAGTCCCCAGAGGcactgggggctgcggggagagtTTTGGGGCTCAGACCCTTGGCAGCCTCTCGTCTCCCTCCCCGTgcgctgagcagggctgggggcaccccggACTTGGGGGCATTTGTTCCCTGTGCAGGGTGATGCCTGTGGGACCAGAGGATGGGGCTGTGGTTGGGGCACTCCTCCCAGTGCCGAGACCCAGGTTCAGCTTCTGCTTCTCACGGGGACTTTGCTCTGGGCGCATTGCCCGGTTCCTGCCTCTCCTTGCTGCTCGGGCGGCTGCTGCCCATACGCAATGTCCCCCGTGGCGAAACCGCTTCCTGCGGCTCCCCGGCAGCGCTGCGGGGCtgagccactgctgctgcctgcagagagcaggagggTGGCCCAGAGCCCCCGGTTAATGCTGGTAGAGAAGCAGAGTGCTGGCTGGGGGGGAAGCTTGGCTGCCTGCCGTTCTTCCCAGAGCTGGgggaagcagcacaggagggaaaatgggcaggagctgggagctgggggccgTGTCCCTGCCCGCTGTCCTGTGCCATGCAGACGCAGCCTGCCCGGTGTGTCGGTGTAAAACAGCGCCTGGacgtgctgcagctcagcctcgTTCGGCGGCTGAAAGCTCTGAGTGGGGAAAATTAAAGGAGCAAGTGTCCCGGAGATGCTCTGGGCTGCAGAGGCCGGTCGCAGACTCCTGCGAGGTGATGCCGCGTTACTCACCGCCTCTGTCTGGGATCCTCCTGTGAACCGCCCGGGTGCGGCCGCGCCTGCCTTAATTGGGGTGTCCCTCCTTAATTGGGGTGTCGCCTCCCTTTATTCTTCTTAAAGGGCCATATCTGGGGTCAGGCGGGGAGGATGATGTGGtggtgcctggagcagcccCGTGGCCTTCAGCCTCTGCCTTTGCCCTGCAGGTACCCAAGGGTGGTGGCGTCCCGCCCGCAGAGATCACGAAGCCCCCGGCGGTGCCGCAGGCGCAGGATAGGAAGCCTCAGGTTGCCTACAAAACCGAGATCATCGGGGGCGTGGTGGTGCACACCCCCATCTCCATCAACCAGGTGAGCCTCCGGGCCGTGCTGCTCTCCGACAGAAGTGCCCggtcctgctgctggcggcCCTGGGGAGCCAcgagagcagcagaaagcacacGGGTGTGCGAGGCTGCTCCCTGTGAGCctgtgggctgcagctggggttGGGTTttggagctctgctgcagggacGAGAAGGCTGAAACCAGGAATTGATGTGGAGATGTCTcagagcagggggctgcaaaCCCTGGCAGCTGGTGCCCATGCCCACGCCatgtccctgctctgcctcttgGCCGCAGGCTCTGGGCTGGTTTGGATGTGACAGCAGCGTGGCACTCGTGTCTGTGCTCCCAGTGGTTTTAGTGCGGCTGGAAATGGGATAAGCAGAAAGGTGGCAGCTTTCATGGCAGGCAAGGGCACCTCTGCCACAGCCATGCTTTGTGCCCTGTGCAAGGAATGGAGAATACTGTTTAATACCCAGCAGTAATGGGCTCTGTTGTTCCCTAACCcgggtgctggagcagcagagcttgtggACGTGGCCCTCGGAGGCTTGGTGATGTCCCGAAGGATGGAGGCTGTGCTccaggggctgctccagctgggcagATTTGGGGTGAAGGGGCAGCAGTGCACGATGTGGGGTCCAGGGGGAGGCAGGTTCTGGCCGTGGGCTGCCGGGAGGCTggtttgcattttcatttctggaaacCAGCTGAGTGCCTGCCAAACCTTCCCACTCGCTGTATAAATAGCTGCACTTAGCACCTTGAGCACCTCTGCTTTGTCTTGCTCTGAATTATGAAGAGATGGggaggggtgaggaggaggggggCACCCGCTGCCCCTGGGCACCCCATGGCACCACCTGGCTCCAGATCCCACCCCGAggtgcctggggcaggggggccACGTGCTGCCACCCCCATGGGAGCAGCCAAGGGGCCGGTGGGGGTTTCTCAAGTAGGGACAGGCTCATACCTGGGGTGGGGGCTGGCACCGCGTCCCAcggtcctgcagccccctgccctccacTTGTGCAGGGGGGAGCAGGGCCACGGGTGACCCCGGTCTCTGGGTGCTCAGCAGCTGGCTCTGGCTCCTGACGGTGGCAGCACCGAAATAGAGCAGGAATTAAACCCTCGCAGTGCTTCTTGCTGGTGGGCATTTCGCACACTTCCCTGTCTGTGGGggctgcacggggctggggctcgCGGCCACCCCTTCCCAGTGCCCCTGAGCAGCGAGCTCGCcttgccctcctccccctgcccagaAGCAGCGAGCTCCATCCTCAGCCCTCGCCTGACTTTTCTTTCACAGAGGAGCTTTTTTTGGAGGTGATGCGTCAGCCGCTGGGCTATTTTCTGCGCTCTCGCTGCTTGCCCTGGGGTGAGATGGCAACTCTCCCTGCTTCCTGGGCACGCTCACGGTTTCCTGGTCCTGCCCTGGGATGGATGGTGCCGTCCCCGGGCTGCTTGGTGACTGCTGGGgggacccctgctcctgctgcacccccagacCCGCAGCAGCATCGCCCCAGCCCCTGGGTCTGCCCGGGGCGGTGTTTTGGGCACGGAGCTGCCTGGCTCGGTGGGGCTGGTGCCGACCCAGGGAAAGGTCTGGAGGTGCCCGGCTGCAGCTTGGGGCCGACCCAGCTGCTGCTCGCCTCTGTCCTGGAGGAACCAAACGCTGCCCCGAAGGTGCTGGAAGGAGCTGAGCGGGGCAGGTCGCTGGTTAACCGCAGCGGTACTCGCTCAGGCGCGGGTGCCATATAAGGCTGGCTGCTATGGCAATTCGCAAACCTCAGCctcagagcaggaggaaggggttggaggggcaggagggaaggagatgaGCACAGAGGTTTCATCTCGAGCCATCCTCCGCGCTGCCGCGGGGGGGGAGGGACGGCgccgcggggagcggggcgaTGCTGGCTGGGGGCAGTGGGGTTTTTCTACCCGAACTCCAAACATCGAGGTTTCCTTCGGGGAAATGCTGGCTTGGCTGTGAGAATGTGGAGCGGAGACTTTATGGCTCTCCTGAGCAGTTTATGCCCGTGATGGATTGCTTTCTCTGGCTGGAAAGCCTCCCTGCCTTCTAACTTGGGTTTGTCTGGCTCCAGTTTCCAGCCGGTGGTTTTTGTTCTGCCTCTGCCAGATGAAAGAGCTCCCGTACCTTGCCTTTCCCCCCAGGACCTCTCTGTTGCAGTTGAGTTGCTTCTCAGTGTTAGATAAGCCGGGCTGATGAAGTTCAGCTCCCCTGCTGCAAGGGATTTCCTCAGCCCTTAAGTCCCCCCTAGGGTTTTTTTGTAGCCTCTCCAATCTCTTAACACTGTTTTTAACACGTGGGCACCGTCGTGGTGAGTTGTACTCCAGCAGCAGTCTGCAAGCCAAATGCAATGAGAGGAACCCCTCTCTCCTCTCGTTCATTACCATGCTCGTGTCCAGGCACTGCAATTCTCCCTGTGCATGCCGTGCTGTGCTCAGGGCACGCTCTGGGCCGCCCTCCCCTCCAGCTTTCCATCGGGGAGTTCCCCTCCCTGCTTTCTTCGTTCCCCCCCCCGGGTAATCACGCTCTCCTTTGCAGAACGGAGGGGACGGGGCAGAGGGCAGTGACCTGGCCGCCCACCCGCTGCTGCGGCGCTCGCAGAGCTACATCCCCGTCTCGGCCACCAAGCCGCCCGCCGGGCCCCCCGCCATCAAGAGCGGCTACTGCGTGAAGCAGGGCAACGTGGTGAGTGCTGGGGGCCCGCGGGGTgagtgctgggctgctgcttcccccgGCTCAGGGGTGCTCTGGTGGCCATCAGCATGTCCCTGGCACGGGGAGAGCGCAGggcccagcacccaggggttTCCTCGTCTGTTTTCcagaggaagagctggaagcGCCGGTACTTCGTCCTCGATGAATTTTCCATCAGTTACTACAAGTGTGAGCAGGTGAgcggcccccagccctgcctgcatccggctgctcctggagcagagccctgggtTACGGGGTGCTCGCGGGCACACCCCGGCACCGGCAGCCCCGCGGGGTGCCCCAGCCCACCGTGGTCTCGTCTCATCTCTGCAGGACAAGGAGCCCTTGCGTTCGATCCTGCTGAAGGATGTGTGCAAGACCCACGAGTGCCTGGTCAAGTCTGGGTAATGCTTCCtcctgtgccctgctcctgccgtAACCCCGCGTTGCAGCTCGCTGCTGTTTCACAACCCTCTAACGCCTCCTGCTtgcccccccccggtgctgtGCAGCCCTCCAGAGGGTCCTGGGGGTGGGCAGTGAGAAGTATACGGGCCTCAGCAGAAAGCATTCTGGATGTgttgcttttccttgtttttttttctcggAGTCACATCCAGAGTCCCCTTctcccatcccttcccctcccaaTCCTGAATTCCCCCATTCTCCCCTGGAAACCCTCCCCTGGCTGGAATGGGGGCAGCAGGAGACCCCTTCTCAGGACAGCGGGTCCTTTGGCTCCCCCCGTCCTGCCGTTCATTCCTGCGTTATTCCCAAGTGTCTCGAGCTTGCTTTCTCCAGACATTCTTCAAACATCCCGGTTTTGGTTTGCTCTTAAGAAACTTCTCTTCCTTCAGCTTCCCCAGGCAGGTTGGGGAAATCTGGATGCAGGATATTGTCATTCTGTTCTCCTCCTTGTGCTGATAGTCATCTCTGTGGCAGAGGCGTGCTCGCACAGCTCTTATCTCTCTAGATTAAGGAGTACGAGGCCCTGCACAGTAAATAGCATCATATGACAGAAGAACAAAGGTGTTCATAAAGCAGCTGAAAGCTGGGTACAGGCGTATTCCTTAAACTATCACAGGTGGCTACACAACAT
Coding sequences within it:
- the PLEKHA2 gene encoding pleckstrin homology domain-containing family A member 2, whose product is MPYLDRQNRICGFLDIEENETCGKFLRRYFILDTQANCLLWYMDNPQNLAIGAGAVGSLQLTYISKVSVATPKQKPKTPFCFVINALSQRYFLQASDQKDLQDWVEALNRASKITVPKGGGVPPAEITKPPAVPQAQDRKPQVAYKTEIIGGVVVHTPISINQNGGDGAEGSDLAAHPLLRRSQSYIPVSATKPPAGPPAIKSGYCVKQGNVRKSWKRRYFVLDEFSISYYKCEQDKEPLRSILLKDVCKTHECLVKSGDLLMRDNLFEIITSSRTFYIQADSPEDMHSWIRAIAGAVQALKTRPREISFMRSCSMTKPAPSQQRQPAEERKALCKAPSTSSWQPWTPVPQAEGKQPALAEVPVPMRDAVFVPAFTERDVGATQGQRLRHRSEPQHLKEKSFAFDLDDESIRTSDV